The sequence GCTGTTTGCCGTCTTCCTCGCCGCGATCGCCTCGACCTACGCGCTATGGCAGCGCATCCCTTCGACCTTCCTGCCGGTCGAAGACCAGGGCTATTTCTTCGTCGTCATCCAGCTGCCCGACGGCGCTTCACTCGAACGCACAGAGGCGGTCGCGCGGCGTTCGGAAGAGATCCTGCGCGGCACCGCCGGCGTCGATTTCGTCGGTTCGGTCGTCGGCTTCAACTTCCTGTCCTTTGCCGCCCAGTCGAACTCGGCAGTGCAGTTCGCCGTGCTGAAGCCATGGGACGAACGGCCGCCCGAACAGGGGGCTTCGGCGTTGCGCGAGGCGGTGATGCCGCAACTGCTGCAGATCCCGGACGCGCTGGTGCTCGCCTTCGACCCGCCATCGATCCAGGGGCTGGGTGCCACCGGTGGCTTCGAGTTCCAGGTGGAGGACCTTGCCGGCCGCAGCGCCGAGGCGCTGAACGAAGCGACGCAGGCGCTGATTGCCGAGGCGCGCAAGCAGCCGGAAATCAATCCCTACCAGTTGTTTACCACCTTCAGCACCTCGAGCCCGCAGTTCGACTATGACCTCGACCGCGACAAGGCAAAGCTGCTGGGCCTGAGCCTGCCGGATATCTTCAGCACGCTGCAGATCTATTTCGGCTCGCTCTATGTCAACGACTTCAACATCTTCGGCCGAACCTTCCGCGTGACGCTGCAGGCAGACCAGGGTGCGCGGGCCTCGGCGACGGATCTGTCACGCCTGTATGTCCGCAACACGGAAGGCGAAATGGTGCCGCTCAACACGCTCGGAACATTCAAGCCGACGGTCGGCCCGGAAACCATCACCCACTACAACAACTACCCCTCGGCGCTGATCAACGGCGCGGCAGCGCCCGGCTTCAGCTCGAGCCAGGCAGTAGCGGCGATGGAGCGGGTGGCAAAAACGACGCTGCCCAGGGACTACACATTCGAATGGACCGGCATTACCTATCAGGAGATCCGGGCAGGCTCGATCGCCGCGCTCGTTTTTGCGCTCGCCCTCGTCTTCTGCTTCCTGATCCTGGCCGCCCAGTATGAAAGCTGGTCGATGCCTTTCATGGTGCTGCTTTCGGTGCCGCTTGCGCTCCTGGGTGCGCTCTCGGCGCTGTGGCTGCGCGGTATGCAGATCGACGTCTATTCGCAGATCGGTTTCGTGATGCTGGTCGGACTTGCCGCCAAGAACGCCATCCTGATCGTCGAGTTCGCAAGACGGCGGCGCGAGGAAGGGCTCGACGTGGTCGCCGCCGCCGCGGAAGCGGCGCGGCTGCGACTGCGGCCGATCCTGATGACGGCCTTTGCCTTCATCCTCGGCGTGCTGCCGCTGATGTATGCCAGAGGCGCCGGCGCCGCCAGCCGCCAGTCGATCGGCACCACCGTCTTCGGCGGCATGCTGGCGGCAACGATCCTCACACTCATTTTCGTCCCGGTCTTCTACGCGGTCATCGAAAAATGGCGCGAGGGCACGTCCTCGCAACCGATCGGCCAGCGTCAAGAGCCGGAGGCGGCGGAATAGGTATTGGAGCCTGACATGCGTGGTTCGAGACTGGTCCTTGCCGCAGTGGTCGTGGTCGCTGCCCTTGCTGCGGCCTATCACTACAAGAACGGCGGCTTCGAGCTGAAAGGCGGCGACGCCGGCGCGGCGATGGGGCCGCCGCAGCAGGCTGTGCCCGTTCCCGTCGCCTCGGTCGTCAAGAAAACCATTCCCATCTATCTCGATTATTCGGCGCGCACCGAAGCGATCCGCAACGTGACGCTGCGCGCCAAGATCACGGGCTATATCGAAGCGCAGGCGGCACCCGACGGCTCGGACGTGAAGGAAGGCGACCTGCTCTACCGGATCGACGCACGCGACTATGGCGCAGCGCTCGATCAGGCGAAGGCCCAGGTCGAGCGGGACGAGGCGTCTCTCGCCTATCTGCGCTCCAACCTCAACCGCGGCAACGAACTCGCCACGACGGGCTATCTCGACAAGGACAGCTTTGATCAGCGCCAGAGCGCGGTGCATCAGGCCGAGGCCGCACTTGCCATGTCGCGGGCGGCCGTGCGCACCGCCGAGATCAACTTCGACTACACTGAGATCCGCGCGCCTTTTGCCGGCCGTCTCGGCCGCGACCAGGCGCCGGAGGGAACACTCGTCAGCAACACCGCGGGAACGCCGCTCAACAACCTCGTGCAGCTTTCGCCGATCTATGTCTCCTTCAACCCGAGCGAAACGGAGCTCGCCGACATCCAGAAGGCACGGGCAAAGGGTAAGGTCGAGGCGGAAGTGCTTCTGCCCGGCGACAAGGAACCGCGCTATCGCGGAGAGCTCAGCTTCATCAACAACACCGTCGAGGGCAACACCGGAACGGTCGTCGCCCGTGTGACAATCGACAACACGGATCTCTCCTTGCTGCCCGGCCAATATGTTCGCGTCCGGCTGAAGATCCGCGACGAAACCAACGTGCTGATGGTGCCGGAAACGGCGCTCGGCTCAAGCCAGCTCGGCAAGTACATCTATGTCGTCGGTAAGGGGGAAACCGTCGAGCAGCGGCTCGTCACTCTCGGGCCGACGAGCGGCGATCTCATCGGCCTGACGTCAGGGGTTTCGGAGGGCGACCAGGTGATCGCCGGAAACCTGCAGAAGATTTTCCCGGGCGCACCGGTCAAACCGATGCCGGCCGAACAGGCGCAGAAGTAGGCCAGCCACTGGCCCGGGCTACGTCCTTTTCAGGATCGGGAAGACCATTCCGAACGTGATGACGGCAATGGCGACGACCTGAAGCAGCGTCGGAACTTCACCGAGAACGACGACGCCCGCCGCGGTCGTCGTCACCGGGACGCACGGCATGAACAGCGACGCAGGCTGCGGGCCCAATTGACGGATGACATAGGTGTAAAGAACACTCGCGAGCGCTCCGGCGAGAAAGCCCTGGATGACGAATTGCGTAGCGATTTCGGCGAACGGGGCGGTGGCAAATCCGCTCGGCGCCAGGATGTGCAGCAAGGGCAATGGCAGGCAAGAGAAGAAGACGACAGCGATCGTCGCCGTGACCGCATCGACGGACCATAGCCGCACCAACACCGCATAGGCCGCGAACATGACCCCCGATACGGCAAACAACAGATCGCCGCGCAGCGTTTCCCCGTCCCCAACGCCCGACTGGACGACGAACAGCAGAAGGCCGGCAATGACCGTGGCGATACCTGCAAGGCGCACGCCGGAGACCTTGTCCTTGAAGACGACGCGCGAGAACAGGAACGAGAAGAAGACGATTACGGCTGGAGAGAGCGCGGCCGCATGGGCCGCTGGCGCAAGCGCCAGTCCCTGATTGATGATCAGCGGGTAAGGCAGCCCCGTCAACAGCGCCAACACAGCGGCCTTCCGCCAGCCGAGTTGGCTCAGCCTCGGTACGCCGATCCCCAGGAGCACCGGCAGGAACGCAAGGGCAGCGCCCGAGAACCGCAGGCTAACGATGTCGGCTGGCGTCAGATGCGCGCGCAGACTGAACCTTGCGGCGACAAACTGGACGGTGGTGATGGCGACGACCGCCAACCCTGCGAGGATGGCGAGCCGCCGGCGACTGGCACTGTCATCGAACGTCATATCATCAGCGCTTGCAGCCATGGCGCTCACCCCCTCATTCTCCGCCTGCGATATGCGCATGGTATTGCCGCATTCAGTGCGTCTGAATATGCTGATTGCAGCTCCATTGCGTGAGATTCACTCTATTGAGGATCGTTCAGCGTGAAGAATGAAATTCCTGGTCTCGACGCCATCGACCGAACCTTGCTGAGGCTGCTTCAGGAAGACGGCCGGCGCACCACGCTTGAACTGGCAGGCCGGGTCGGCCTGTCGCCGACCGGCGCCAGCCAGCGCGTCAAGCGCCTCTTCCGCGAGGGTTATGTGAGGGCCGTGCGCGCGATCCTCGATCCGAAGAAGATCGGCCGGGGCACCGTCGTCTTCATCCAGGTGCGCCTCGACCATACCGCCCCGCATATCTTCGAGCGCTTCTCCGAAGCGGTCGCAAAGGCACCTGAAGTTCTGGAATGCCACATGGTGATCGGCGGCTTCGATTATCTGGTGAAGGCGCGCATTGCCGACATGTCGCTGTTCCAGGATTTTCTCGAACGGGTCATCCTGCCCCTGCCTGGCGTCCGGGAGACGCACACCTACGCCTCGGTCGGCGACGTCAAGCCGGACGCGCTGCTGCCGATCTGATGCTACGGCGGGCTCCGGCCACGGCCAGATCCGCCCCCAAAGCAAAGCGGCGCAGTTGGCCCGCGACGGGTCGTTGGAGTGCCGGCGCGCTGTTGTACCTTGAGCGACGAGCGATCTATCGCGCGGGCCGCAGATCCCTTGATCACAAGGTGCAGTCTTCGCCCGGCACGGCCGCCCTGAAACCGAGGAGCGCGCCGAGCGTCGAGCGCTTCTCAACGAGATCCGCGAGCGTGTACTTGTCGAAGACCGCGACGAAGGCGGCCGTGGCTTCCGAAAGGACGGACGGCAGGCTGCAGGCGGGTGCGATGAGGCAACCCCGGCAGTCGATCAGATCCGACAGTTCCTCCGTGTGGCGAAGAAGAGCGCCGAGATTGATTTCGTTTGCAGCCCTTGCAAGCCTGATACCGCCGTTGCGGCCGCGCACGGCCTCGAGAAACCCTGCATTCGCGAGGTCTTGAACCACTTTCATCATATGGTTCTGCGAGACCGAGAAGGTATCGGATATCCCCCGGATGGAGCTGAGCCCCGCCGGCTGTGAGCCCAGATAGATCATCAGGCGCATCGCATAGTCGGTGTATTTCGTGAGCCTCATCGCGGGTCTGCGTCAAAAAGTCCGTTCAAAAAAACATGCATTTTATTAGCATCTTTGATCGCGAGCGAATAGATGTATTTCAGATACATCTTTAAGGGTCATTTGCGATGACCGCGCGAACGGCAGTCGGAACTGAGATCAGAATGATCGTCGAAGACTTCTACGGCGAAGCCCGCATCAACGGGATTTCGAGCGCGGGATGCATTGCCGCTAGGGACTGGGACACAGCCCCCGATCACCGGCCCATCGAAATGCCAGATGCATTTCCGAGATCACCAACCTGCCCTCACTGATACGTCCCACCGAAAGGAAAGATCATGCCGAAACCACTCTCCCCCGAGACTGTCCAGATCGTGAAGGCCAGCGCTCCGGCGCTCGCGGCCCATGGAGCGGACATCACGAAAAGCATGTATGCCCGCCTCTTCCAAGACGATCACATCCGCGCGCTGTTCAACCACGCCAATCAGGGCGAAGGCGGTTCACAGGTGAACGCGCTTGCGGCCGCCATTCTCGCCTACGCGCAGAATATCGATAATCTCGGCGTGCTTGGCCCGGTGGTCGAACGGATCGCCCAAAAGCATATCGGCTACCACATCCTCCCCGAGCACTATCCCTTTGTTGCCACGGCTCTTCTCGCCGCCGTCGAGGATGTGCTCGGAACCGCGGCGACCCCTGAGCTCCTTAACGCATGGGGCGAGGCCTATTGGTTCCTGGCCGACATTCTCAAGGAGCGCGAAGCCACCATCCGCGACGAGTTGGTGGCGCGCTCGGGCGGATGGAACGGCTGGAGAGATTTCGTCATCGCCTCAAAAGTTCGCGAAAGCGACGTCGTCACCTCGTTTATCCTGAAACCCAAGGACGGCGGTCGCGTTGTGCGCCACAGGCCCGGCCAATATCTGACGTTTCGCTTCCAGCTGGAAAACGGCCTGGAAATCAAGCGCAACTACTCGATCTCCAGCGGCCCGAACGACAGCTTCTACCGCATCTCCGTGAAGCGCGAAGCGCAGGGGCAAGGCGGATCGCGATATCTCCACGATCTGGCAACCGTCGGCACCGTCTTGAGCGCGACCCCGCCGGCTGGCGACTTCTTCCTTCCCGATGCGCCGGCGGCACCGGTCGTGTTGCTGTCGGGTGGCGTCGGCCTGACGCCCATGGTCAGCATTCTCGAGACGATCGCCGAGGAACATCCAAACCTCGAGGCGCACTTCGTCCACGGCGCGCTGAACAGCGGCACGCATGCCATGGATCGGCATGTTCGCGAACTCGCCGATGCCCATGGCAAGATCACGATCAGCAGCTTCTATAGCGCGCCGGCGAACGGGGACGCCGTGGGGATGTCGCACGACTTCGATGGCTTCATCACGGCGGAATGGCTTCGCAACCACACGCCCATCGCCAATGCCGAATTCTATCTCTGTGGCCCCAAACCGTTCCTTCGGGCGCTTGTCCCGGCTCTTGCCCGGGAAGGCGTTTCCGGCGAGCGGGTCCACTACGAATTCTTCGGCCCAGCCGACGAACTCATTGCAGCCTGAAATGCGTTCTGTCTGCACTTCCACGGACCGTGGAAGTGCTTGATCTCCTCATTGCCGTGGCGCGACCTTCGCGCCGCGGCAAAGCCGATCTTCGCCGAGGATCGCGGGAGTCGCTTGTGTGCGTGAGCGCCATTCGAAAGATCGTCCTTGCTTTCGGACCGGCCATGCTGCATTGCAAAAAGAGCCGACACGGCAGGTCAAGCTTGGTCAGAATGCGGTCGTGGCATGCAGCACAGCAGACTAAACGTCCTGGTTATCGACGAGAACCGCATCCGCGCCGCGATCATCGAGGACGGGCTGCGCGACGCGGGCTATGACCAGGTCACCGTCATCGACAACATGCATGGTCTTGCACGACGCATCGCCGATCTTAATCCCGACGTCATCGTCATCGACCTCGAAAACCCGAACCGCGACATGCTGGAGAGCATGTTCCAGCTTTCGCGCGCGGTCAGGCGCCCTATCGCCATGTTCGTCGACAAGTCCGACGAGGCCTCCATCGAGGCGGCGGTCGAAGCCGGGGTCTCTGCCTACATCGTCGACGGCCTGAAGCAGGAACGGGTGCGCCCGATCCTGAAAATGGCGATCAGCCGCTTCAATGCCTTCTCCCGCCTCAACCGCGAACTGGAGGAGACACGCGGCGAACTGGAAAACCGCAAGGTGATCGATCGCGCCAAGGGGCTGCTGATGCGCTCGCGGGGACTTTCCGAAGAAGAGGCCTATGCGCTGCTGCGGCGGACGGCGATGAACCAGAACCGCAAGATCGTCGAGATCGCCCAAAGCCTCGTTACCGCCGCCAGCCTGCTCGATCCGGGAGGAAAGGAATGACGACGCGCCACGCCATCACCGCCGGTTTCGTGCCGCTGCTCGACAGTGCGCTGCTCGTCGTCGCCCGCGAGATGGGCTTTGCCGAGGAACAGGGGATCGACCTGACCCTGTTGCGCGAACGCTCCTGGGCCAGCATCCGCGACCGGCTTGCGGTTCGCCATGTCGAAGTCGCGCATATTCTCGGGCCGATGCCGATCGCGGGAAATCTCGGTCTCAATGTGCCAGCGCCTGAAATGATCGTGCCGATGGCGCTGGGTCTCGGCGGCAATGCGGTGACGGTGTCTCCGGCGCTCTGGCAAAGGATGGCGGAAAACGGCGCGACCACGGATCTCGATGCGCGCGCGAACGGTGCAGCCCTGCGCAAGGCGATCGATGCGCAGACAGGCGCGCCGTTGCGCTTTGCCGTCGTGCACCCCTATTCCGGGCACAATTACGAACTGCGCTACTGGCTGGCGGCGAGCGGCATCGATCCGGACCGTGATATCGAGATCGTCGTGCTGCCGCCGCCCGATATGGGCGATGCGCTCGCCGAAGGCGTGATCGACGGCTATTGCGCCGGCGAGCCCTGGAACACCTTCGGCGTGCTTCGCCGCGGCGCGCATCTCGCCACCGTCAAGGCAGCGATCTGGCGGTCGAGCCCGGAAAAGGTGCTTGGCGTCAACGCCCGGTGGGGGCAAGCCAACCCGGAGGCGATGGCCGCCTTGCTCGTGGCGCTTCACCAGGCGTCAATTTGGTGCGCCCGCCCGGACAACCACGAGGCGCTCGCGACCCTTCTGGCAAGGCCTGCTTATGTGGGGCGCGATGTCGAACTGCTTCTTCCCGCCCTCAAAGGCAACCTGCCGGTCGGCAACGGTGAGGTCCGGGCCGTCAGGGACTTCTTCGTTCCGAACGCCAAGGCAGCGACGTTCCCCTGGAAGAGCCATGCCCTCTGGTTCTACAGCCAGATGGTGCGCTGGCGGCAGATCGAGCATACGGCAGAGCGCCAGCGCATCGCCGCGGAAACCTACCGGCCGGACATCTACCGCGCCGCCCTGAAGCACCTTGGTATCGCCATGCCGTCGGCAAGCGCCAAGGTGGAAGGCGCTTTGACCGTGGAAACCCCGGTTGGATCGTCGGGCGCCCTGACGCTTGGGCCCGATGGCTTCTTCGACGGTGGACGCTTCGATCCCGACGACCTCGATGCCTATATCGCGGCCCAGTCTGCGGACTGAATGCGCGACGCCTAATTTATGCGCATTGCACAAAAAATGGCTTCGCACTGCATCAGGGAATGTCACCCGCCGGGATGACACCAGGCCGACAATTCCACTTTTTCTTTTATATCAATAGCTTGCCAAAACTGGCACGCTGATTGCTTTTCTTATTGCAGGCCCTCGGGCCAAGAGATCGGCGTCCAACGACGGGCGCCCTACCAGCAAAGCCGCTGATCAGGACTGCGCACACGGGGCAAACCGTGTCGGGCATACCTGGCCAGCGGCTTTTTGTTTTTCACCCCCAAGATGGAGCGGCACGACCTTGTCGGGCCTCGGAGAAGCCATGTCTGAGAACAAGCAGCCTTTATCCGCCAGCGAACCCGCCAAGGCTTTGTGGATGTCCACTTTCGCCTTCACCATCTGTTTCGCCGTCTGGACGATCTTTGCGATCATCGGCATCCGCATCAAGCAGGACCTCGCGCTGACCGAAGCGCAGTTCGGCCTGCTGGTCGGCACGCCGATCCTCACCGGCTCGCTGGTGCGCATCCTGCTCGGCGTCTGGACCGGGCGCTATGGCGGCCGCCTCGTCTATACGCTCACCATGCTGGCCGCAGCCCTTGCGACCTTTCTGCTCACCTACGCCACGACCTATCCACAGATGCTGCTCGCCGGCCTCGGCATCGGCCTTGCCGGCGGCTCGTTCGCCGTCGGCGTCGCCTATGTCTCGCCCTTCTTTCCGCCGGAAAAACAGGGCACGGCGCTTGGCATCTTCGGCGCCGGCAATGTCGGCGCGGCGGTGACGAAGTTCGTCGCGCCCTTCGTCCTCATCGCCTGGGGCTGGCAGACGGTTGCCGAGATCTGGGCGGCAGCACTCGTCGTGACGGCGCTCGTCTTCTGGTTCACGACCAGCGATGATCCGGCCTTCCGCAGCCGCCGCGAGCGCCAGACGCCGAAGCGCAGCCTGCTCCAGGAGTTTGCGCCGCTGAAGAATGCGCAGGTCTGGCGCTTCTCGCTCTACTATTTCTTCGCCTTCGGCGGTTTCGTTGCCCTCTCGCTCTGGCTGCCGCGTTATCTCGTCGGTGTCTACGGCTTCGATATCGCCGTGGCCGGCATGGTCGCCGCCGCCTACTCCATCCCCGGCAGCGTCTTCCGCGCCTTCGGCGGCGTGCTTTCGGATCGCAAGGGCGCACGCAGCGTCATGTACTGGATGCTCGGCATCTCGGCGGTGGCAACGCTGATCCTGTCGCTGCCCGCCGCCGGCGAAGGCCGCAGCTTCGGCATCACGCCGGCCGTCTTCATCGTCACGGTCTTCGTGCTCGGCTTCGTCATGAGCCTCGGCAAGGCCGCCGTCTACAAGCACATCCCGGCCTATTACCCGGACAATGTCGGCGCGGTCGGCGGCATCGTCGGCATGGTCGGCGGGCTCGGGGGCTTCGTGCTGCCGATCGCGTTCGGCCTGCTCAAGGATGCGACCGGCCTCTGGTCGAGCTGCTTCCTGCTTCTCTTTGCCGTCGTCGTCGCATCGCTTCTGTGGATGCATCTCTCGATCCGCCAGATGGAGCGCCGTGCGCCCACCCTGCCGACGGCTGCTGCCGCGTAAACAGACAAGGACAGACCATGACTGAGAAACTCGTCATCATCGGCAATGGCATGGCGCCGGGGCGCATGCTGGAGCACCTGCTGGACAAGGCGCCTGACCGCTACGCGGTCACCATTTTCAACGCCGAACCGCGCGTCAACTACGACCGCATCATGCTTTCGCCGGTGCTGTCGGGCGAAAAGGAATATGAAGAGATCATCATCCACGGCGACGGCTGGTACATCAAACACGGCATCACGCTCTATAAGGGCCACCGCATAGTTGCGATCGACCGCGATGCCCGAACCGTGACCTCCGACCATGGGGTCACCGAGAGCTATGACAAGCTGGTGATCGCCACCGGGTCGGTGCCCTTCATCCTGCCGGTGCCAGGCAAAGACCTGCCCGGTGTCATCACCTATCGCGACCTGGATGACGTGCAGGCCATGCTGCTCGCCGCCCAGTCCCGTGAAAAAGCCGTCGTCATCGGCGGCGGCCTGCTTGGCCTTGAAGCCGCCGCCGGCCTCGCCGGCCGCGGCATGGATGTCACCGTTCTTCACGTGATGCCGACGCTGATGGACCGTCAGCTCGATCCGGCCGCCGGCTACCTCCTTGAGAAGGAGCTGGAAGGCCGCGGCATCAAGATCATCTGCAAGGCCAATACCAAGGCGATCGTCGGCAACGGCAGGGTCGAGGGCATCGAGCTCGACGACGGCCGCGTCATTCCGGCAACGCTCGTCGTCATGGCCGTCGGCATCCGGCCGAGCGTCGGCCTTGCGAAGGAAGCCGGTCTTGCGATCAACCGCGGCATCGTCGTCGACCAGGGCATGCAGACCTCGGATGGCCGCATCTGGGCGCTTGGCGAATGTGCGGAAGTGGGCGGCATGGTCTATGGCCTCGTCGCGCCGCTTTACGAGATGGCCCGTGTCGCCGCCTCGCATCTGGCTGGCGACCGCTCCGCCGCCTTTGTCCATTCCGACACGCCGACCAAGCTCAAGGTCACCGGCATCGAACTTTTCTCGCTCGGCGACTTTGCCGATGGCGACGACCGCGAGGAGATCGTTCT comes from Ensifer sp. PDNC004 and encodes:
- a CDS encoding efflux RND transporter periplasmic adaptor subunit, whose protein sequence is MRGSRLVLAAVVVVAALAAAYHYKNGGFELKGGDAGAAMGPPQQAVPVPVASVVKKTIPIYLDYSARTEAIRNVTLRAKITGYIEAQAAPDGSDVKEGDLLYRIDARDYGAALDQAKAQVERDEASLAYLRSNLNRGNELATTGYLDKDSFDQRQSAVHQAEAALAMSRAAVRTAEINFDYTEIRAPFAGRLGRDQAPEGTLVSNTAGTPLNNLVQLSPIYVSFNPSETELADIQKARAKGKVEAEVLLPGDKEPRYRGELSFINNTVEGNTGTVVARVTIDNTDLSLLPGQYVRVRLKIRDETNVLMVPETALGSSQLGKYIYVVGKGETVEQRLVTLGPTSGDLIGLTSGVSEGDQVIAGNLQKIFPGAPVKPMPAEQAQK
- a CDS encoding Rrf2 family transcriptional regulator codes for the protein MRLTKYTDYAMRLMIYLGSQPAGLSSIRGISDTFSVSQNHMMKVVQDLANAGFLEAVRGRNGGIRLARAANEINLGALLRHTEELSDLIDCRGCLIAPACSLPSVLSEATAAFVAVFDKYTLADLVEKRSTLGALLGFRAAVPGEDCTL
- a CDS encoding Lrp/AsnC family transcriptional regulator; the protein is MPGLDAIDRTLLRLLQEDGRRTTLELAGRVGLSPTGASQRVKRLFREGYVRAVRAILDPKKIGRGTVVFIQVRLDHTAPHIFERFSEAVAKAPEVLECHMVIGGFDYLVKARIADMSLFQDFLERVILPLPGVRETHTYASVGDVKPDALLPI
- the hmpA gene encoding NO-inducible flavohemoprotein, whose amino-acid sequence is MPKPLSPETVQIVKASAPALAAHGADITKSMYARLFQDDHIRALFNHANQGEGGSQVNALAAAILAYAQNIDNLGVLGPVVERIAQKHIGYHILPEHYPFVATALLAAVEDVLGTAATPELLNAWGEAYWFLADILKEREATIRDELVARSGGWNGWRDFVIASKVRESDVVTSFILKPKDGGRVVRHRPGQYLTFRFQLENGLEIKRNYSISSGPNDSFYRISVKREAQGQGGSRYLHDLATVGTVLSATPPAGDFFLPDAPAAPVVLLSGGVGLTPMVSILETIAEEHPNLEAHFVHGALNSGTHAMDRHVRELADAHGKITISSFYSAPANGDAVGMSHDFDGFITAEWLRNHTPIANAEFYLCGPKPFLRALVPALAREGVSGERVHYEFFGPADELIAA
- a CDS encoding DMT family transporter; the protein is MAASADDMTFDDSASRRRLAILAGLAVVAITTVQFVAARFSLRAHLTPADIVSLRFSGAALAFLPVLLGIGVPRLSQLGWRKAAVLALLTGLPYPLIINQGLALAPAAHAAALSPAVIVFFSFLFSRVVFKDKVSGVRLAGIATVIAGLLLFVVQSGVGDGETLRGDLLFAVSGVMFAAYAVLVRLWSVDAVTATIAVVFFSCLPLPLLHILAPSGFATAPFAEIATQFVIQGFLAGALASVLYTYVIRQLGPQPASLFMPCVPVTTTAAGVVVLGEVPTLLQVVAIAVITFGMVFPILKRT
- a CDS encoding CmpA/NrtA family ABC transporter substrate-binding protein — protein: MTTRHAITAGFVPLLDSALLVVAREMGFAEEQGIDLTLLRERSWASIRDRLAVRHVEVAHILGPMPIAGNLGLNVPAPEMIVPMALGLGGNAVTVSPALWQRMAENGATTDLDARANGAALRKAIDAQTGAPLRFAVVHPYSGHNYELRYWLAASGIDPDRDIEIVVLPPPDMGDALAEGVIDGYCAGEPWNTFGVLRRGAHLATVKAAIWRSSPEKVLGVNARWGQANPEAMAALLVALHQASIWCARPDNHEALATLLARPAYVGRDVELLLPALKGNLPVGNGEVRAVRDFFVPNAKAATFPWKSHALWFYSQMVRWRQIEHTAERQRIAAETYRPDIYRAALKHLGIAMPSASAKVEGALTVETPVGSSGALTLGPDGFFDGGRFDPDDLDAYIAAQSAD
- a CDS encoding ANTAR domain-containing response regulator, whose amino-acid sequence is MQHSRLNVLVIDENRIRAAIIEDGLRDAGYDQVTVIDNMHGLARRIADLNPDVIVIDLENPNRDMLESMFQLSRAVRRPIAMFVDKSDEASIEAAVEAGVSAYIVDGLKQERVRPILKMAISRFNAFSRLNRELEETRGELENRKVIDRAKGLLMRSRGLSEEEAYALLRRTAMNQNRKIVEIAQSLVTAASLLDPGGKE
- a CDS encoding nitrate/nitrite transporter, with amino-acid sequence MSENKQPLSASEPAKALWMSTFAFTICFAVWTIFAIIGIRIKQDLALTEAQFGLLVGTPILTGSLVRILLGVWTGRYGGRLVYTLTMLAAALATFLLTYATTYPQMLLAGLGIGLAGGSFAVGVAYVSPFFPPEKQGTALGIFGAGNVGAAVTKFVAPFVLIAWGWQTVAEIWAAALVVTALVFWFTTSDDPAFRSRRERQTPKRSLLQEFAPLKNAQVWRFSLYYFFAFGGFVALSLWLPRYLVGVYGFDIAVAGMVAAAYSIPGSVFRAFGGVLSDRKGARSVMYWMLGISAVATLILSLPAAGEGRSFGITPAVFIVTVFVLGFVMSLGKAAVYKHIPAYYPDNVGAVGGIVGMVGGLGGFVLPIAFGLLKDATGLWSSCFLLLFAVVVASLLWMHLSIRQMERRAPTLPTAAAA